A single Planctomycetota bacterium DNA region contains:
- the rny gene encoding ribonuclease Y, with amino-acid sequence MGLFAASLAAVLTVVVVKSLDYLRGTDVERKARDMIERADREIETRRKEAELQNKERAMQQKADGDKELSQSRQELHERDRMLDKRQDTLEQQNEQLVKRERMVEATQRKLSEKIEEANKRNDELARMLETQRDTLHRLSGLGREEATKRLLEQLDQELKEEAGTVILQHERKMQEIAEEKSREILITALQRYASAHTAESTTSTIDIPSDEMKGRIIGREGRNIRAFEKATGVDVIIDDTPGVVIVSGFDPVRREVARLSLQKLIQDGRIHPARIEEVVGQTQTELEAHLQKLGQEAAEEAEVGNLHEKVIHLLGRLRFRTSYSQNVLRHSIEVAFISGMLAQDMGLDPKLARRCGLLHDIGKAADHDQEGGHPKIGADLLKRYGEKAEVVHAALGHHDDLRIDNPYTVIVAAADACSASRPGARRESLERYVKRMEELETIAGGFPGVEQAFAIQAGRELRVIASAKDTTDASAAKICHDIARAFEEQLTYPGEIKVTVLRESRFSDSAK; translated from the coding sequence ATTGGGCTTTTCGCGGCCAGCCTGGCGGCCGTGCTGACCGTGGTGGTCGTGAAGTCGTTGGACTACCTGCGCGGCACCGACGTCGAGCGCAAAGCGCGCGACATGATCGAACGGGCCGATCGCGAAATCGAGACCCGGCGCAAGGAAGCCGAGTTGCAGAACAAAGAACGGGCCATGCAGCAAAAGGCCGACGGCGACAAGGAACTCTCGCAATCCCGGCAAGAGTTGCACGAGCGCGACCGCATGCTCGACAAGCGGCAAGACACGCTCGAACAACAGAACGAGCAACTGGTCAAGCGCGAGCGGATGGTCGAAGCCACCCAGCGCAAGCTGTCGGAAAAGATCGAAGAAGCCAACAAGCGTAACGACGAGTTGGCCCGGATGCTCGAAACCCAGCGCGACACGCTGCACCGTTTGAGTGGCCTGGGGCGCGAGGAAGCCACCAAGCGGCTGCTCGAGCAATTGGATCAGGAGCTGAAGGAAGAGGCGGGCACGGTCATCCTGCAACACGAGCGAAAGATGCAGGAAATCGCCGAGGAAAAGTCGCGCGAGATTCTGATCACCGCGCTGCAGCGCTACGCCTCGGCCCACACGGCCGAAAGCACCACCAGCACGATCGACATTCCGAGCGACGAGATGAAGGGACGCATCATCGGTCGCGAGGGGCGCAACATCCGCGCCTTTGAAAAAGCGACCGGCGTCGATGTGATCATCGACGACACGCCGGGCGTGGTGATCGTCAGCGGCTTCGACCCGGTTCGTCGCGAGGTGGCCCGGCTGTCGCTGCAAAAGCTGATTCAAGACGGCCGCATTCACCCGGCCCGGATCGAGGAAGTGGTGGGCCAGACGCAAACCGAGTTGGAAGCTCACCTGCAAAAGCTGGGCCAGGAAGCGGCCGAGGAAGCCGAGGTCGGCAACTTGCACGAAAAGGTGATTCACCTGCTGGGCCGGCTGCGTTTCCGCACCAGTTACAGCCAGAACGTGCTACGGCACTCGATCGAGGTGGCGTTCATTTCCGGGATGCTGGCCCAGGACATGGGACTCGACCCCAAGCTGGCTCGCCGTTGCGGGCTGCTACACGACATTGGCAAGGCGGCCGACCACGATCAGGAAGGGGGCCACCCCAAGATCGGCGCCGACTTGCTGAAGCGCTATGGCGAGAAGGCCGAAGTGGTCCACGCGGCGCTGGGGCATCACGACGACCTGCGGATCGACAACCCGTACACGGTCATCGTGGCCGCCGCCGACGCCTGCAGCGCTTCGCGCCCCGGCGCGCGGCGTGAGTCGCTCGAACGCTACGTCAAGCGGATGGAAGAACTCGAAACCATTGCCGGCGGCTTTCCCGGCGTGGAACAGGCCTTCGCCATTCAGGCGGGGCGCGAGCTGCGTGTGATCGCTAGCGCCAAGGACACGACCGACGCATCGGCCGCCAAGATTTGCCACGACATCGCCCGCGCGTTTGAAGAGCAACTCACATACCCCGGTGAGATCAAGGTCACCGTGTTGCGCGAGTCGCGGTTCTCGGATTCGGCGAAGTGA